The nucleotide window CTATCCAATTACGCCTTCATCAGAGATTGCCGAGGTACTGGCGGAACAGTTGCCGCGATATGGCGGCGTGTTCATTCAGATGGAGGATGAGATCGCCTCCATGGGCGCGATCATCGGCGCATCGCTGGCCGGCTCCAAGTCCATGACCGCCACCAGCGGGCCCGGTTTTTCACTGATGCAGGAGAACATCGGTTACGCCGCCATGGCGGAAGTGCC belongs to bacterium and includes:
- a CDS encoding 2-oxoacid:acceptor oxidoreductase subunit alpha — protein: MSNASQQRVRVLTGNEACAEGALAAGMRFYAGYPITPSSEIAEVLAEQLPRYGGVFIQMEDEIASMGAIIGASLAGSKSMTATSGPGFSLMQENIGYAAMAEVP